From the Mycobacterium sp. 155 genome, the window GACGCTGTCGGGAAGCTGCTTGGCCTCGATGCGCTGCAGGAGTGCGGCGCCTTCCGGATTGGCGGCCTGCCACGACTGGAAGGCCTCGTCCCATTCGCGACGTGCGGCCGCTCCACGGTCCACTGCCGCACGGGCGTGGGCCAGGATGGCTGGCTCGACGTCGAAGGACTTGGCGGGGTCGAAGCCCAGAACTTCCTTCACCGCTGCGACTTCCTCGGCGCCCAGCGCAGAGCCGTGGATCTTGCCCGTGTTCTGCTTCTTCGGGGCGGGGTAGCCGATGATGGTGCGCAGCGAAATGATGGACGGCTTCGAGGTCTCGGCCTTTGCGGCCAGCAACGCCGCGTGGAGTTCCTCGACGTCTTCCTTGTACTCACCCGTGCGGGTCCAGTCCACCCGCTGGACGTGCCAGCCGTAGGACTCGTAGCGCTTGAGAACGTCCTCGGTGAAGGAGATGTCGGTGTCGTCCTCGATGGAGATGTGGTTCTCGTCGTAGACCACGACGAGGTTGCCCAGTTCCTGATGCCCGGCGAGGGAAGAAGCTTCGGACGTCACACCTTCCTGCAGGTCGCCGTCGGAAGCGATCACCCAGATGGTGTGGTCGAACGGGGAGGTTCCGGGGGCGGCTTCGGGGTCGAGCAGGCCGCGCAGGCGACGCTGCGAGTAAGCGAAACCGACCGACGACGCGAGGCCCTGGCCCAGCGGGCCGGTGGTGATCTCCACGCCCTTGGTGTGCTTGTACTCCGGGTGACCCGGCGTCAGCGAACCCCAGGTGCGGAACGACTGCAGATCTTCCAGCTCCAGCCCGTAGCCGGCGAGGAACAGCTGGATGTACAGCGTCAGCGACGAGTGGCCCGGCGACAGGATGAACCGGTCGCGACCCAGCCATTCAGCGTCGCTGGGGTCGTGGCGCATCAGCTTCTGGAACAGCAAGTACGCCGCCGGGGCCAGGCTCATCGCCGTACCCGGGTGACCATTGCCGACCTTCTCGACCGCGTCCGCGGCCAAAACCCGGACGGTGTCCACAGCGCGCTGGTCCTCGGCTGTCCAGTTCAATGACGTGGTGCCGATCGCGTCTGCTGTCTGAGTCACGTTTTATCCCCTTCGATTCGGTCATCGGCCCGTGGCGGCCGCACGGATAATTCTGGTAGATCGCGTGATATCGATGATCGCGAACCAAACGGGCAGGCGAAACGCTCTTTCCTGACGGTTAGGACTACACTTTCGGACTGGTTGGACGATTCCGCTCGCGATAGCCCGGATAGACTGACCGGATGAGCACAGCCGTTGACCAGCCACTGAAGGTCCCCCTACCTCCCACAGACGTCCCGTGGCCGCTCCTGCAGACGGTGGCGTCGTTGGCTGAAGCCCCGCTCATTCAGATAGCGGAGCGACTACACGCTGCCACCCTTCCCTACCTGAAAAGCAGCGCGCTTGTTATCTTCACGGAAGACTGCACAGGGCGGCCGCAGAAGAAAGCGGGCGCGGATGAAATCATTTCGCGGGTCTCCATCGCCGAGCTCGACGCGCTTCGCGCAACCCTTTCGGATGATACGTCCTGGAGCGGTGAAGCTGAGGTTGCCGGCCGGTCCCGCCGCGTTCTCTCCCTGAAACACGCCTCCAGCGGTGCCCTCCTCGTCCTCACGGATCCGCAGCCGGCCGATACAGAACACGACGACGGGCTGGACCTGGTGATGTATCTGTGGCGCATTGCCGCCCAGCGG encodes:
- the tkt gene encoding transketolase, whose product is MTQTADAIGTTSLNWTAEDQRAVDTVRVLAADAVEKVGNGHPGTAMSLAPAAYLLFQKLMRHDPSDAEWLGRDRFILSPGHSSLTLYIQLFLAGYGLELEDLQSFRTWGSLTPGHPEYKHTKGVEITTGPLGQGLASSVGFAYSQRRLRGLLDPEAAPGTSPFDHTIWVIASDGDLQEGVTSEASSLAGHQELGNLVVVYDENHISIEDDTDISFTEDVLKRYESYGWHVQRVDWTRTGEYKEDVEELHAALLAAKAETSKPSIISLRTIIGYPAPKKQNTGKIHGSALGAEEVAAVKEVLGFDPAKSFDVEPAILAHARAAVDRGAAARREWDEAFQSWQAANPEGAALLQRIEAKQLPDSVDAVLPTFEAGKDVSTRAASGKVLNALGPVLPELWGGSADLAESNNTTIEGSPSFIPVSRSTSSWKGNPYGRVLHFGIREHAAASIVNGISLHGPTRAFSGTFLIFSDYQRPAIRLSALMGVPSVYVWSHDSIGLGEDGPTHQPVEQLSTLRAIPGLDVVRPGDANEVGVAWKTILENHENPAGIVLTRQNIPTFARGEGAAEGDTFGSAAGVAKGGYVLAEASKNGATAPAQVILIATGSEVHLAVQAREALQAEGIPTRVVSMPCVEWFNKQDAAYRESVLPAAVTARVSVEAGLALGWKELVGDAGRSVSLEHFGASADYKRLFQEFGITAEAVVAAAKDSIAAAGN